The stretch of DNA GGGCTTGCGGGCCAGGGTGCGGACGGGGGCGGCGACCAGTTCGGCGTAGGTGCCGTGCTCGACGCAGTCCTTGCGGACGTAGCCGATCACCTCGTCGCCGACCGCGTACTCGGTGACGCCGCCGCCGACGGCCTGCACCACTCCGGCCACGTCCCAGCCCATGACCAGGGGGAAGTGGGCGTCGATCATGCCGTCCAGGTACCCTTCCCGGATCTTCCAGTCGACCGGGTTGACCCCGGCGGCCCGGACCCGGACGAGCACGGAGTCGGGCCCGACCCTGGGGTCGGGGAGTTCGGTGTACTCGACGACCTCGGGGCCGCCGTACCGCCTGATCGCGATTGCCTTCATGGCACAAGGCGACCCGGTGCGGAGCGTCCCCGCACGCCGGAGGAGTCCGGTAAGGGGTCAGAGGATCTCGTCACATCGACAATCTGTCCATCGTCAGAGTGACGCTAACGGGTTATCATAGATAGCGTCAGATAGACGAAAAGGGCTGACTGATCGGCCGGCCGCACAGGAGAGGGCACCCGCCCGTGACCACCACCATCGAGACCTACGGTGTCGACCCCACCCCGACTCCGCTCGCACTGCTGCTGCTCGGCCGCGAGTCGGACCCGAACAGCGAACGCGGCGTGGACTGCCCCGGCGACCTGCCCGCCGCCTCCGACCCCGACCTGGTGGCCCGCGCCCGCGCGGCCAAGGAGAAGCTCGGCGACCGGGTCTTCATCCTGGGCCACCACTACCAGCGTGACGAGGTGATCGAGTTCGCCGACGTGACCGGCGACTCGTTCAAGCTGGCCCGTGACGCCGCCGCCCGCCCGGAGGCCGAGTACATCGTCTTCTGCGGCGTGCACTTCATGGCCGAATCGGCCGACATCCTCACCACCAGCGCCCAGCAGGTGATCCTGCCGGACCTGGCGGCCGGCTGCTCGATGGCCGACATGGCCACCGCCGAGCAGGTCGCCGAGTGCTGGGACGTGCTGACCGAGGCCGGCGTGGCCGACGTGACCGTGCCGGTCTCGTACATGAACTCCTCGGCCGACATCAAGGCGTTCACCGGCAAGCACGGCGGCACCATCTGCACCTCCTCCAACGCGCAGCGGGCGCTGGAGTGGGCCTTCGAGCAGGGCGAGAAGGTGCTCTTCCTGCCGGACCAGCACCTGGGCCGCAACACCGCCGTCCGCGACCTGGGCTTCTCGCTGGACGACTGCGTGCTCTACAACCCGCACAAGCCGAACGGCGGCCTGACCGCCGAGCAGCTGCGGAACGCCAAGATGATCCTCTGGCGCGGGCACTGCTCGGTGCACGGCCGGTTCTCGCTGGACTCGGTCAACGACGTGCGCGAGCGGATCCCCGGCGTCACCGTGCTGGTGCACCCGGAGTGCAAGCACGAGGTCGTCGCGGCGGCCGACATGGTGGGCTCGACCGAGTACATCATCAAGGCGCTGGACGCGGCCGAGCCGGGCTCCAAGTGGGCCATCGGCACCGAGCTCAACCTGGTGCGCCGCCTCGCCAAGGCCCACCCGGACAAGGAGGTCGTCTTCCTGGACCGGGCGGTCTGCTTCTGCTCGACCATGAACCGGATCGACCTGCCGCACCTGGTCTGGGCGCTGGAGTCGCTGGTCGAGGGCCGGGTGCCGAACGTGATCACCGTCGACCCGGAGACCGAGAAGTACGCCAAGGCCGCGCTGGACCGGATGCTGGCCCTGCCGTAGTCGAGGCAAGCGCAAGGGCGGGCACCGTGACCGGTGCCCGCCCTTTCGCGTACCACGTGTGACTACTCCGCGAAGCCGGGGATGATGCCCTCGCCCTCGGAGAGCAGCATCGCCTTGACCTGCTCGATCGTCGCCTCGGCGTCCGGGAGGATCAGGTCGGAGGGCTCCAGCGAGTCGTCCGGCAGCGGCGTGCCGAGCTCCTTGACCGCGTCGAGGAGCCTGCCGAGCGCTGCCCGGAACTGCTCCTCGTCGCCCGACTCCAGTGCGGTGAGCAGCTCGTCGTCGAGCTGGTTGAGCCGGTTCAGGTGGTCGTCGCCCACCTGGAACTGCCCCTCACCCATGACCCGCATGATCATGCCGGTGTTTCTCCTAGCTCTCCGCGCAGAGGTCGGCTACTTGTTGTAGTTGATCTTGTTGCCCTCGGGCTTGCCCTGCTCGATCGCCTGGGGGGCGGGAGCCGGGGTGCCACCGGTGAGCTCGGCCTTCATCCGGGCCAGCTCCAGCTCGACGTCGGACCCGCCGGCCACGCGCTCCAGCTCGGCCTCGATGTCGTCCTTGCGGCCGAGGCCGCTGTTGTCGTCGAGCGCGCCGGAGGCGAGCAGCTCGTCGATCGCACCGGCCCGGGCCTGCATCTGGGCCGTCTTGTCCTCGGCCCGCTGGATGGCCAGGCCCACGTCGCCCATCTCCTCGGAGATGCCGGAGAAGGACTCCGCGATGCGGGTCTGCGCCTGGGCGGCCGTGTAGGTGGCCTTGATGGTCTCCTTCTTGGTGCGGAAGGCGTCCACCTTGGCCTGCAGGCGCTGGGAGGCGAGCGTGAGCTTCTCCTCCTCGGCCTGCAGCTGCTGGTACTGCGTCTCCAGATCGGTGATCTGGGACTGCATGTTGGCCTTGCGCGTGAGCGCCTCTCGGGCCAGGTCCTCGCGGCCGAGCGAGAGCGCCTTGCGGCCCTGCTCCTCGTACTTCGCCGACTGCTGCTGGAGCTGCGTCAGCTGGAGCTCCAACCGCTTCCGGGAAGTGGCCACGTCGGCGACGCCCCGGCGCACCTTCTGCAGCAGCTCCAACTGCTTCTGGTACGAGTAGTCGAGCGTCTCGCGCGGGTCCTCCGCCCGGTCCAGGGCCTTGTTCGCCTTGGAGCGGAAGATCAGCCCCATACGCTTCATGATTCCGTCGCTCATGGGCCTCGGGTGCCCCCTTCTCGGGCCTGCGGTCGTCTCGTGCTGACAGGAGTGCAGTGTATGTGCAGCGAGCGGCTCGCCGCAGTGCACCTGCCTGCAACAAGAGTGCTACAACCGAGGGCCGTGCGGCATCGTCCCTGGGGTGGAGGACACCCCCGGCCATGATCCACCGCAAGGAGGGGATCCCGTAGGGGACACGCCGGGGAGCGTTCGAGTGGGATCGATACCGGTTCGGGTCCGACGGCACGGGAACAACGGGTCGGGCACCACGTACGCTGGTGGTGTGTTCCGACGCCGCTCTGAAGAAGCCTCCTCCGCCACCGCGCTGGCCGAGCAGGACGAGACCACCCAGCCCCGTGACCCGCAGGCCCCCAAGGGCCGCCCGACCCCCAAGCGCAGCGAGGCCGAGGCCCACCGCCGCACCCGGGTGACGGTGCCCAAGGACCGCAAGGAGGCCGCCAAGCAGTCGCGGGACCGGATGCGGGCCGAGCGCGAGAAGCAGCGCACCGCGCTCCTGGAGGGCGACGAGCGCTACCTGCCGGCCCGTGACAAGGGCCCGGTGCGCAAGTTCGCCCGTGACTACATGGACTCGCGCTGGTCGCTGGCCGAGTTCTTCCTGCCGTACGCCGTCGTGGTGCTGATCCTCAGCGTCACCCGGGTGCAGACCCTGCAGCTGCTCTCCACGCTGCTCTTCCTGGTCTTCTTCATCCTGGTGATCGCGGACTTCGCCCGGCTGGGCCTCGGCCTGCGCAAGTCGCTGGCCAACCGCTTCCCGGGCCAGAACACCCGCGGTGCCGTGGCCTACGCGCTGATGCGCACCCTCCAGATGCGCCGGCTGCGCCTGCCCAAGCCGCAGGTCAAGCGGGGCGAGCGGCCCTGACCGGCGAGCCCGTCCCGCCGCACGCGGCCGCACCGCAGCACTCCGCGGTGCCGCCGTACTCGTCCTGGGCGATGCCCTCGGCGACGGGGTGGGCCCAGGGCATCGAGCCGTACGGCCTCCCCGGCCAGCAGGCCGGCGGCCACGACCGGCTGCCGGCCCTCGGCGTCCCGCAGCCCGCGCGATCCTGGCTGGACCGGCAGGGCGGGCTGCGCCGGCTGGTCCGCCAGGAGCTGGTCGCCCGGCAGCTGGCCGAGCGCCTGGCCGGGCGGGACGAGCTACGGGTGCTGGACGTGGGCTGCGGCCAGGGCACCCAGGCGCTGCGCCTGGCCCGGGACGGGCACCTGGTGACCGGGCTCGACCCGGACGCCGTGACACTGGGCGCCGCCCAGGCCGCGCTGGCCGCCGAACCGGCCGAGGTGCGCGACCGGGTGCGGCTGCTGCACGGGGACGGGCACAGCTGCGGCCGCTGGTTCGGCCCGCGCAGCTTCGACGTGGTGCTCTGCCACGGCGTGCTGATGTACCTCTCCGACCCGGACCCGATGCTGGCCTCGCTGGCCCGGATGCTGGCGCCCGGCGGGCTGCTCTCGCTGCTGGTGCGCAACGCGGACGCGCTGGCCATGCGCCCCGGGCTGACCGGGGACTGGCGGGCGGCACTGGCCGCCTTCGACTCCCCGCGCTACACCAACGGGCTGGGCCTGACCGCCCGCGCCGACCACCTGCTCGACCTGGCGGAGACGCTCAAGGAGCTCTCGGTGCCGCTGCGGCACTGGTACGGGGTGCGCGTCTTCACCGACACCACCCCCGAGGACGCCGCCCCGGTGGACGGGCGCCAGCTCGCCCAGCTGATCGACGCCGAGGAGCGGGCCGGCCGGGAGGACCCGTACCGGCGGGTGGCCGCCCTCCTGCACGTCGTCGGCGAGAAGTAGACGGCCACTCCGCTACGGGGCCACTCCGCTATGGGGCTCAGCCCTCGTGCAGGCTCATCGAGTAGATGACACTGTCGTCCTCGACCAGGACGGCCTTGTCGATGCCGCTCTCCAGCAGGCCGCGCCACTCCTCGCCGATCCAGGACTCGGCGTCACCCTGGCTCGGGTGCTCCTCGGACTTACCGGTCACGGTGCCGTCCGCCTTCTCGTAGCGCCAGGTCCACCCCATGCCGAGCTCCTCCCGTTCGTACCGCTTCGTGCCGCTGCTGCTGCGAACAGTAGCCTGCCCACCCGCTCCCGCCCCATGCCCCGTCCGGATGCCCCGTCCGGCAGGATGGGCCCCATGGCACTCCCCCGCACCCTGATCCTCGGCGGCGCCCGCTCCGGCAAGTCCACCCGGGCCGAGCAGCTGCTGGCCGGCCACCCGGACGTGCTGTACGTCGCCACCGGCGGCGACCGGGGCGGTGACGAGGACTGGGCGCACCGCGTGGACCTGCACCGGAGCCGGCGGCCCGCCTCCTGGCGGACGGCGGAGACCTGCGACCTGGAGGCCGTGCTGGCCGACCGGGCGGACGGCGCGCCGGTGCTGGTGGACTGTCTGGCACTCTGGCTGACCCACGTGATGGACGAGTGCGACGCCTGGGCCGAGGAGGGCTGGCACCGGGGCGCCGAGGCGGCGGTGCTGGCTCGCTGCCGGGCGCTGGCCGAGGCCTGGCGGGCCACGGAGCGTCAGGTGGTGGCCGTCTCCAACGAGGTGGGGATGGGCGTGGTGCCGGCCACGGCGGCCGGGCGGCGGTTCCGCGACACCCTGGGCCGGCTGAACATGGACGTGGCCGAGGGCTCGGAGCGGGTGCTGCTGGTAGTCGCCGGGCAGGTGCTGACCGTCAAACCCGTTGGCGTGTAGCCTTCCGAGCGATGGACACCACCGTGGATCTCGATACCTTCTCCTCCCTCGTCGAGCGCCCTGACGAGAGCGCCCGCCGGGCCGCCGAGGAGCGCTGGCAGCAGCTGGACAAGCCGCGTGGCGGTCTCGGCCAGCTGGAGGAGCTCGGCGCCTGGCTCGCCTCCGTGCAGGGGGCCGCGCCGGTGCGGCCGCTGGGCGCCGCCAAGGTGCTGCTCTTCGCGGGCGACCACGGCGTCGCCTCGCTCGGGCTCTCCCGCGCGGGCGAGCCCGGCCGCACCGCCGAGCGGGTGCACGCCGTGCTGGAGGGGACCGCCCCGGTCGCCGTGCTGGCCAACCGCTACGGCGCCGAGGTGCGGGTGGTCGACCTGGCGGTGGACGCCCCCGAGGGCGAGTTCCCCGCCGAGGTGACCCGCTTCCGCGTCCGCCGGGGCTCCGGCCGGATCGACGTCGAGGACGCGCTCACCGCCGAGGAGGCCGCCCGGGCCTTCCAGTCCGGGGTCGCGATCGCCGACGAGGAGGCCGACGCCGGCACCGACCTGGTGATCCTGGGCGACCTCGGAGTGGGCTCGACCACCCCGGCCGCCGTGCTGATCGGCGCGCTCTGCGGCACCGACGCCGCGGCCGTCACCGGGCGCGGCTCGGGCATCGACGACCACACCTGGATGGTCAAGTGCGCCACCGTCCGCGACTCGCTGCGCCGGGCCCGCCCGGTGCTCGGCGACCAGCTGGCGCTGCTCGGCGCGGTGGGCGGCGCGGACTTCGCCGCGATCACCGGCTTCCTGCTCCAGGCCGCCGCGCGCAAGCTGCCGGTGGTGCTCGACGGCGTGGTCTCCGCCGCCTGCGCGCTGGTCGCCCAGCGGGTGGCCTTCCGGGCACCCGAGTGGTGGCGGGCCGGGCAGATCTCCGGCGAGCCCGCCCAGGCCAAGGCCTTCGACCGGCTGACCCTCACCCCGGTGCAGGGCCTCGGGGTGGCGATGGGCGAGGGCGTCGGCGCCCTGCTCACCCTGCCGCTGCTCCAGGCCGCCTCGGACACCCTGGCCGAGCCGGCCGACACCCTGACCGTCACCAAGGTGACCCGCACGCCGAAGGAGCCGCCGCGGCTGCCCACCGCCGCGGAGCTGCTCGGCCGGCTCTGATGCTCGACGGCTTGCGCTTCGCCTTCGGCACGCTCTCGGTGCTGCGGGTCCGGGTCGACCGCTGGGACCGCGAGACGGCCGGCCGGGCCATGCTCGCCGCCCCGCTGGTCGGCCTGGTGCTCGGCGGCCTGGCCGCCGGCGCCGGGGCCCTGGTCGCCTGGCGCGGCGGCGGCGGTCTGCTGGCCGCCACGGCCGCGGTGGCCGCGCTCGCCGCGCTGACCCGGGGTCTGCACCTGGACGGGCTGGCCGACGTGGCGGACGGTCTGGGCAGCGGCAAGCCCGCCGAGGACGCCCTGCGGATCATGAAGCAGTCGGACATCGGCCCGTTCGGGGTGCTCACCCTGGTGCTCACCCTGCTGGCCCAGCTCGCCGCGCTGGCCGGGGAGTTCGGCCGCTCCCCCGGGCGCGGGGCGCTCGCCGTGCTGACCGCCGCGCTGGCCGCCCGCTGCGCGCTGGCCTGGGGCTGTCTGCGCCCGGTGCCCGCCGCCCGCCCGGGCGGGCTGGGCGCGATGGTGGCCGGCACCGTGCCCCCGGCCGGCGCCCTGGCCGTCTCCGCCCTGTGCGTCGCCGGCCTGTGCGCCGCCGCCGTCACCCTCGGTGACTGGCGCTACCCGGTGGCGCTGACGGCGGGCCTGGCCTGCGCCTGGCTGCTGCTGCGCCGCTGCGTGCGGCGGTTCGGGGGCATCACCGGGGACGTGCTCGGGGCGATGGCCGAGACCGCCGGGACGGCCGCCCTGCTCGCCCTCGCGCTGACGAGGTGACACCCCGCCTCCCGGACCGCGCCGGGGAATTGAGCAGGTGTCAGTGGCCCGTGTCCGGACGGCCCCCGTACCGTTGCCTGGAGTGACCGGAAGCCGGTGACCGGTGGGCGTCGGCATCATCCCAACATGCGGACTACCATGCGGGGAGCATCTCGTAGCCCAGCGCCCGCCGCCGGGCGTGGACCGCGAAAAGAACAGGACGCATTTACGTGACTGTACTGTCTGTGAGCACCTCCTCCGCCGCCGCGCTGCGCGCGGACGCGGTGGTCGTCGGTGTCGCCAAGGGCCCCAAGGGCCTGGTGCTGGCCCCCGGCGCCGAGGCCGTGGCCGAGGCCTTCGACGGCAAGCTGCTCGACCTCCTCACCACCCTGGGTGCCGCCGGCGCCGAGGGCGAGGCCGTCAAGCTGCCCGCCGCCGCCGGCCTGAAGGCCGCGCTGGTGCTGGCCGTCGGCCTGGGCGAGGCCACCGAGGAGGGCTACTCGGCCGAGGCCCTGCGCCGCGCCGCCGGTGTCGCCGCCCGTGCGCTCTCCGGCCTCAAGAAGGCCGCGCTGGCCCTGCCGGCCGCCGCCGAGGAGGAGTTCGAGGCCGTCGCGCTCGGCGGTCTGCTCGGCGCGTACGAGTACACCACCTACAAGGGCGACGCGGGCAAGGGCCCGGTCGGCGAGCTGGTGCTGCTGACCGACCGCAAGGGCAGCAAGGACGCCAAGGCGGCCGCCGAGCGCGCCACCGCGCTGGGCGAGGAGATCAACCGCGCCCGCGACCTGATCAACGCCGCGCCGAACGACCTGCACCCGAAGGCCTTCGCCACCATCGCCCAGGCGGTCGGCAAGGAGCACGGCCTCAAGGTCGAGGTCTGGGACGAGAAGGCGCTCACCAAGGGCGGCTTCGGCGGCATCCTCGGCGTCGGCAACGGCTCCGCCAACCCGCCCCGGCTGGTCCGGGTGGCCTACACCCACCCGAAGGCCAAGCAGACCATCGCGCTCGTCGGCAAGGGCATCACCTACGACTCGGGCGGCATCTCGCTCAAGCCGGCCGGCCACAACGAGACCATGAAGTGCGACATGTCCGGCGCCGCCGCCGTGTTCGCCACCATCGTGGCCGCCAAGCGCCTGGGCCTCCAGGTCAACATCACCACCTGGCTCGCCCTCGCCGAGAACATGCCCTCCGGCACCGCCACCCGCCCGGGTGACGTGCTGCGCATGTACGGCGGCAAGACCGTCGAGGTGCTCAACACCGACGCCGAGGGCCGCCTGGTGCTGGCCGACGCGATCACCAAGGCCGGCGAGGAGAACCCGGACGTCATCATCGACGTCGCGACCCTCACCGGTGCCATGGTCTTCGCGCTGGGCAACCGCACCTTCGGCGTGATGTCCAACAGCGACGAGCTGCGCAACCGCCTGCACGCCACCGCCGACTCGGTGGGCGAGGCCGCCTGGCCGATGCCGCTGCCGGCCGACATGCGCAAGAGCATGACCGAGTCCAGCATCGCCGACATGGCCAACATGGGTGAGCGGATGGGCGGCGGCCTGGTGGCCGGCCTGTTCCTCCAGGAGTACGTCAACGAGGGCACCGACTGGGCGCACCTCGACATCGCGGGCCCGGCCTTCCACGAGGGCGCGGCCTACGGCTACACCCCCAAGGGCGGCACCGGCTCGGCGATCCGGACCCTGGTCCGCTTCGCGGAGGAGACCGCCGCGGGCGCCTGATCCCACGGCCCGCGGCCTGGTCCCCCGGCCCGCAGAGGAAGGCCCGGCGCTGCTGCGCCGGGCCTTCCGGTGTCCCCGTCCGCCCCGAATCGAAGTTACCAACCGGTAATCTGACTGATCTTGCGGCGCAACCGTGTTCGCCCCGGGCGAAACTTTGTTCCGTACGGTGGAACTCCGTCGGGTCGATGCGCCCGACCGTCCGCTTGACGGCCTTGGCCACACGGCCCTGACCAGCGGGTATACCCTGGCAGGCGGGCCGAACGGCCCCCTGTCCCACCCCTTGGGCACCCCCCGGGGGTGGACCCGGACATCAGCCGCCGTGAACAAGTGCGAAGATGTATTTCCGGCATGACCGGGCGCCTTACCAGGCACCCCCGGCACCGACCGGACCGCGACCGGCCCGGCGATCCACACCTCATTGCATGGAGGACGTGACGTGGCGAACGACGCCAGCACCGTTTTCGACGTAGTCATTCTCGGAGGCGGAAGCGGCGGTTACGCCGCGGCGCTCCGCGCCGCTCAGCTGGGTCTGAGCGTGGCCCTGATCGAGAAGGGCGAGCTGGGCGGCACCTGCCTGCACCGGGGCTGCATCCCGACCAAGGCGCTGCTGCACGCCGCCGAGATCGCCGACGAGACCCGTGAGGCCGCGGACTTCGGTGTCCTCGCGACCTTCCAGGGCATCGACATCAACGGCGTCCACAAGTACAAGGACGACGTGATCTCGGGCCTGTACAAGGGCCTCCAGGGCCTGGTGGCCTCCCGCAAGGTCCACTACATCCAGGGCGAGGGCAAGCTCTCCTCGCAGACCTCGGTGGACGTGAACGGCCAGCGCATCGAGGGCCGCCACATCGTCCTCGCCACCGGCTCCGTGCCGAAGTCGCTGCCGGGCCTGAACATCGACGGCGACCGCGTGATCTCCTCGGACCACGCGCTCAAGCTCGACCGCATCCCGAAGTCGGCCGTCATCCTCGGCGGCGGCGTGATCGGTGTCGAGTTCGCCTCCGTCTGGAAGTCCTTCGGCGTCGACGTCACCATCGTCGAGGCCCTGCCGCACCTGGCCCCGCTGGAGGACGAGAACTCCTCCAAGCTGCTGGAGCGCGCCTTCCGCAAGCGTGGCATCAAGTTCGAGCTCAAGGCCCGCTTCTCCGGCGTCGAGTACACCGCCGACGGTGTCCGCGTCTCCACCGAGAACGGCAAGCAGATCGACGCCGACCTGCTGCTCGTCGCCATCGGCCGCGGCCCGGTCTCGGCCGGCCTCGGCTACGAGGAGAACGGTGTCGCGATGGACCGCGGCTACGTCCTCGTCGACGAGTACATGCGCACCAACGTGCCCACCATCTCGGCCGTCGGCGACCTCGTCCCGACCCTCCAGCTCGCCCACGTCGGCTTCGCCGAGGGCATCCTGGTCGCCGAGCGCCTGGCCGGCCTCAAGGCCGTGCCGATCGACTACGACGGCGTGCCGCGGGTGACCTACTGCAACCCCGAGGTCGCCTCCGTCGGCATCACCGAGGCCAAGGCCGTCGAGCTGTACGGCAAGGACAAGGTCGTCACCCTCAAGTACAACCTCGCGGGCAACGGCAAGAGCAAGATCCTCAAGACCGCCGGCGAGATCAAGCTCGTCCAGGTCAAGGACGGCGCCGTGGTCGGCGTGCACATGGTCGGCGCGCGCATGGGCGAGCAGGTCGGCGAAGCCCAGCTCATCTACAACTGGGAGGCGCTGCCCGCCGAGGTCGCGCAGCTCATCCACGCCCACCCCTCGCAGTCCGAGGCCCTGGGCGAGGCGCACCTGGCGCTGGCCGGCAAGCCGCTGCACGCGCACGACTGATCGCGCCCCACACCCTTCCCCTTCCCTGTACGAAAGACTTGATAGGAGTCGCTGAAACCATGGCGGTCTCAGTAACACTGCCCGCACTGGGCGAGAGCGTTTCCGAGGGCACGGTCACCCGCTGGCTCAAGGCCGAGGGCGAGCGCGTGGAGGCCGACGAGCCGCTGCTCGAGGTCTCGACCGACAAGGTCGACACCGAGATCCCGGCGCCGGTCTCCGGCATCCTGGCCGCGATCAAGGTCGGCGAGGACGAGACGGTCGAGGTCGGCGCCGAGCTGGCCATCATCGACGACGGCTCCGGCGCTCCGGTCGCCGCCGCCGCTCCGGCCGAGGCCGCTGCCCCGGCCGCGCCGGCCGCCCCCGTGGCCGAGGCCCCCGCTGCCCCGGCTCCGGTCGCCGAGGCTCCGGCCGCCGCTCCCGCCGCCGCCGCTCCCGCCGGTGACGCCACCCCGGTGGTGCTCCCCGCGCTGGGCGAGAGCGTCACCGAGGGCACCATCACCCGCTGGCTCAAGGCCGAGGGTGACACCGTCGAGGTCGACGAGCCGCTGCTCGAGGTCTCCACGGACAAGGTCGACACCGAGATCCCGTCGCCGGTCGCCGGCGTCCTGGTGAAGATCCTGGTCGGCGAGGACGAGACCGCCGAGGTCGGCGCACAGCTCGCGCTGATCGGTGCCGCGGGTGCCGCTGCTCCGGCCGCCGCCCCGGCCGCCCCGGCTCCGGTGGCCGCTCCGGCCCCGGTCGCCGCGCCGGCCCCCACCGCGCCGGCTCCGGTCGCCGCTGCCCCGGCTCCGGTGGCCGCTCCGGCCCCGGTCGCCGCGCCCGCCCCCGCCGCCGCTCCGGCCCCCGTGGCCGCTGCTCCGGTCGCCGCTCCGGCCGCCGGTGACGCCTCCGACGCGTACGTGACCCCGCTGGTCCGCAAGCTCGCGGCCGAGCAGGGTGTGGCGCTCTCCGCCGTCACCGGCACCGGTGTCGGCGGTCGCATCCGCAAGCAGGACGTGCTCGCCGCCGCCGAGGCCGCCAAGACCGTGGTCGCCGCTCCGGCCGCCGCTGCCGCCGCGCCGAAGGCTGCCGCCCCCGCCGCTGCCCCGTCGCAGCTGCGTGGCCAGACGGTCAAGCTGACCCGCATGCGCAAGGTCATCGCGGACAACATGCTGAAGTCGATCCAGACCTCGGCCCAGCTGACCACCGTCGTCGAGGTGGACGTCACCAACGTGATGCGCCTGCGCGAGAAGGCCAAGGCCGGCTTCCTCGCCCGCGAGGGCGTCAAGCTCTCGCCGATGCCGTTCTTCGTCAAGGCCGCGACCGAGGCCCTCAAGGTGCACGCGGTCGTCAACTCGCGCCTCAACGACGACGACACCATCACCTACTTCGACGCCGAGCACGTGGGCATCGCGGTGGACACCGAGCGCGGCCTGATGGTGCCGGTCATCCACGACGCGGGTGACCTCAACATCGCGGGCATCGCCAAGAAGACCGCCGACCTGGCCGCTCGCACCCGCGACAGCAAGGTCAAGCCGGACGAGCTGGGTGGTGGCACCTTCACCATCACCAACACCGGCTCGCGCGGCGCGCTCTTCGACACGCCGATCATCAACATGCCGCAGTCGGCGATCCTCGGCATCGG from Kitasatospora sp. MMS16-BH015 encodes:
- the nadA gene encoding quinolinate synthase NadA, which encodes MTTTIETYGVDPTPTPLALLLLGRESDPNSERGVDCPGDLPAASDPDLVARARAAKEKLGDRVFILGHHYQRDEVIEFADVTGDSFKLARDAAARPEAEYIVFCGVHFMAESADILTTSAQQVILPDLAAGCSMADMATAEQVAECWDVLTEAGVADVTVPVSYMNSSADIKAFTGKHGGTICTSSNAQRALEWAFEQGEKVLFLPDQHLGRNTAVRDLGFSLDDCVLYNPHKPNGGLTAEQLRNAKMILWRGHCSVHGRFSLDSVNDVRERIPGVTVLVHPECKHEVVAAADMVGSTEYIIKALDAAEPGSKWAIGTELNLVRRLAKAHPDKEVVFLDRAVCFCSTMNRIDLPHLVWALESLVEGRVPNVITVDPETEKYAKAALDRMLALP
- a CDS encoding PspA/IM30 family protein, whose protein sequence is MKRMGLIFRSKANKALDRAEDPRETLDYSYQKQLELLQKVRRGVADVATSRKRLELQLTQLQQQSAKYEEQGRKALSLGREDLAREALTRKANMQSQITDLETQYQQLQAEEEKLTLASQRLQAKVDAFRTKKETIKATYTAAQAQTRIAESFSGISEEMGDVGLAIQRAEDKTAQMQARAGAIDELLASGALDDNSGLGRKDDIEAELERVAGGSDVELELARMKAELTGGTPAPAPQAIEQGKPEGNKINYNK
- a CDS encoding DUF3043 domain-containing protein; amino-acid sequence: MFRRRSEEASSATALAEQDETTQPRDPQAPKGRPTPKRSEAEAHRRTRVTVPKDRKEAAKQSRDRMRAEREKQRTALLEGDERYLPARDKGPVRKFARDYMDSRWSLAEFFLPYAVVVLILSVTRVQTLQLLSTLLFLVFFILVIADFARLGLGLRKSLANRFPGQNTRGAVAYALMRTLQMRRLRLPKPQVKRGERP
- a CDS encoding bifunctional 2-polyprenyl-6-hydroxyphenol methylase/3-demethylubiquinol 3-O-methyltransferase UbiG yields the protein MPPYSSWAMPSATGWAQGIEPYGLPGQQAGGHDRLPALGVPQPARSWLDRQGGLRRLVRQELVARQLAERLAGRDELRVLDVGCGQGTQALRLARDGHLVTGLDPDAVTLGAAQAALAAEPAEVRDRVRLLHGDGHSCGRWFGPRSFDVVLCHGVLMYLSDPDPMLASLARMLAPGGLLSLLVRNADALAMRPGLTGDWRAALAAFDSPRYTNGLGLTARADHLLDLAETLKELSVPLRHWYGVRVFTDTTPEDAAPVDGRQLAQLIDAEERAGREDPYRRVAALLHVVGEK
- the cobU gene encoding bifunctional adenosylcobinamide kinase/adenosylcobinamide-phosphate guanylyltransferase — protein: MALPRTLILGGARSGKSTRAEQLLAGHPDVLYVATGGDRGGDEDWAHRVDLHRSRRPASWRTAETCDLEAVLADRADGAPVLVDCLALWLTHVMDECDAWAEEGWHRGAEAAVLARCRALAEAWRATERQVVAVSNEVGMGVVPATAAGRRFRDTLGRLNMDVAEGSERVLLVVAGQVLTVKPVGV
- a CDS encoding nicotinate-nucleotide--dimethylbenzimidazole phosphoribosyltransferase, whose translation is MDTTVDLDTFSSLVERPDESARRAAEERWQQLDKPRGGLGQLEELGAWLASVQGAAPVRPLGAAKVLLFAGDHGVASLGLSRAGEPGRTAERVHAVLEGTAPVAVLANRYGAEVRVVDLAVDAPEGEFPAEVTRFRVRRGSGRIDVEDALTAEEAARAFQSGVAIADEEADAGTDLVILGDLGVGSTTPAAVLIGALCGTDAAAVTGRGSGIDDHTWMVKCATVRDSLRRARPVLGDQLALLGAVGGADFAAITGFLLQAAARKLPVVLDGVVSAACALVAQRVAFRAPEWWRAGQISGEPAQAKAFDRLTLTPVQGLGVAMGEGVGALLTLPLLQAASDTLAEPADTLTVTKVTRTPKEPPRLPTAAELLGRL
- a CDS encoding adenosylcobinamide-GDP ribazoletransferase; amino-acid sequence: MLDGLRFAFGTLSVLRVRVDRWDRETAGRAMLAAPLVGLVLGGLAAGAGALVAWRGGGGLLAATAAVAALAALTRGLHLDGLADVADGLGSGKPAEDALRIMKQSDIGPFGVLTLVLTLLAQLAALAGEFGRSPGRGALAVLTAALAARCALAWGCLRPVPAARPGGLGAMVAGTVPPAGALAVSALCVAGLCAAAVTLGDWRYPVALTAGLACAWLLLRRCVRRFGGITGDVLGAMAETAGTAALLALALTR
- a CDS encoding leucyl aminopeptidase → MTVLSVSTSSAAALRADAVVVGVAKGPKGLVLAPGAEAVAEAFDGKLLDLLTTLGAAGAEGEAVKLPAAAGLKAALVLAVGLGEATEEGYSAEALRRAAGVAARALSGLKKAALALPAAAEEEFEAVALGGLLGAYEYTTYKGDAGKGPVGELVLLTDRKGSKDAKAAAERATALGEEINRARDLINAAPNDLHPKAFATIAQAVGKEHGLKVEVWDEKALTKGGFGGILGVGNGSANPPRLVRVAYTHPKAKQTIALVGKGITYDSGGISLKPAGHNETMKCDMSGAAAVFATIVAAKRLGLQVNITTWLALAENMPSGTATRPGDVLRMYGGKTVEVLNTDAEGRLVLADAITKAGEENPDVIIDVATLTGAMVFALGNRTFGVMSNSDELRNRLHATADSVGEAAWPMPLPADMRKSMTESSIADMANMGERMGGGLVAGLFLQEYVNEGTDWAHLDIAGPAFHEGAAYGYTPKGGTGSAIRTLVRFAEETAAGA